Proteins co-encoded in one Stenotrophomonas maltophilia genomic window:
- a CDS encoding GspE/PulE family protein, translating to MEHRLPVGTPGEAGGVPLPWGRLQFEQVAAALIADGLVAEQEHERMRFSAQGARNASEVHPLVLLSNLKLAARDGGELTLERLTEWLARRTDSRYLRIDPTRVDVATVTALVSHAYARRHRFLPLAVDAERVLVATSEPLVQEWCRDLQHLTRRRVELAVVNPLDLHRYTMEFYGVTRSVRGARGDVRGEVNTTLPSFEQLVELGRTGDVNADDQHIVHIVDWLLQYAYEQRASDIHLEPRRELGRMRFRIDGVLHKVFEVPPAVMTAVVSRIKVLGRMDLAERRRPQDGRIKTRSPGGREVEMRLSTMPTAFGEKCVMRIFDPDAAFKSIDQLGFSPQEAAGWNALVERPHGIVLVTGPTGSGKTTTLYSTLKRLATPDVNVCTVEDPIEMIAPEFNQMQVQTNIELDFASGVRTLLRQDPDIIMIGEIRDLETAQMAVQASLTGHLVLSTLHTNDAPSAVTRLLDLGVPHYLLASTLNGILAQRLVRTLCPHCKQPHSLGGADWAVLADSQEAYPDDATPCRPVGCLECRRTGFLGRIGLYELLPLGSRLRGQIRADMDLAGFSRAARAEGLRTLRQAGLEKVAQGLTTIEEVLSVLPPPDEPSSLPDR from the coding sequence ATGGAACATCGGCTGCCGGTGGGCACGCCCGGCGAAGCTGGCGGCGTACCGCTGCCGTGGGGACGCCTGCAGTTCGAGCAGGTGGCCGCGGCCCTGATCGCCGACGGCCTGGTGGCCGAACAGGAACACGAGCGCATGCGGTTTTCCGCGCAGGGCGCGCGCAACGCCAGTGAAGTGCACCCGCTGGTACTGCTGTCCAACCTCAAGCTGGCCGCCCGCGACGGCGGCGAGTTGACCCTGGAGCGCCTCACCGAATGGCTGGCCCGGCGCACTGACAGCCGCTACCTGCGCATCGACCCGACCCGGGTCGACGTGGCCACGGTCACCGCGCTGGTGTCCCACGCCTATGCCCGCCGCCATCGCTTCCTGCCGCTGGCGGTGGATGCCGAGCGCGTGCTGGTGGCCACCAGTGAGCCGCTGGTGCAGGAATGGTGCCGTGACCTGCAGCATCTCACCCGCCGCCGGGTCGAGCTGGCGGTGGTCAATCCGTTGGACCTGCACCGCTACACCATGGAGTTCTATGGGGTGACCCGCTCGGTGCGGGGCGCGCGCGGCGACGTGCGCGGCGAGGTCAACACCACCCTGCCCAGCTTTGAGCAGCTGGTCGAGCTGGGCCGCACCGGCGACGTCAACGCCGACGACCAGCACATCGTGCACATCGTCGACTGGCTGCTGCAGTACGCCTACGAGCAGCGCGCCTCGGACATCCACCTGGAGCCGCGCCGCGAACTGGGGCGCATGCGCTTCCGCATCGACGGCGTGCTGCACAAGGTGTTCGAGGTACCCCCGGCGGTGATGACCGCCGTGGTCAGCCGCATCAAGGTGCTCGGCCGCATGGACCTGGCCGAGCGCCGGCGCCCGCAGGACGGCCGCATCAAGACCCGCTCGCCGGGCGGCCGCGAGGTCGAAATGCGCCTGTCGACCATGCCCACCGCCTTCGGCGAGAAGTGCGTGATGCGCATCTTCGACCCGGACGCCGCCTTCAAGAGCATCGACCAGCTCGGCTTCAGCCCGCAGGAAGCCGCCGGCTGGAACGCGCTGGTCGAGCGCCCGCACGGCATCGTGCTGGTCACCGGCCCAACCGGCTCGGGCAAGACCACCACCCTGTACTCCACGCTGAAGCGGCTGGCCACCCCGGACGTGAACGTGTGCACGGTGGAAGACCCGATCGAGATGATCGCGCCCGAGTTCAACCAGATGCAGGTGCAGACCAACATCGAGCTGGACTTCGCCAGCGGCGTGCGCACCCTGCTGCGGCAGGATCCGGACATCATCATGATCGGCGAGATCCGCGACCTGGAAACCGCGCAGATGGCGGTACAGGCCTCGCTGACCGGGCACCTGGTGCTGTCCACCCTGCATACCAACGATGCCCCCTCCGCGGTCACCCGCCTGCTCGACCTGGGCGTGCCGCACTACCTGCTGGCCAGCACCCTCAACGGCATCCTCGCCCAACGGCTGGTACGTACGCTGTGCCCGCACTGCAAGCAGCCGCACAGCCTTGGCGGGGCCGATTGGGCGGTCCTGGCTGATAGCCAGGAGGCATATCCAGATGACGCCACACCCTGTCGACCGGTCGGTTGCCTGGAGTGCCGACGCACCGGATTCCTCGGCCGTATCGGCCTGTATGAGCTGCTGCCATTGGGCTCGCGGCTGCGCGGGCAGATCCGTGCGGACATGGATCTGGCCGGTTTCAGCCGCGCCGCGCGGGCTGAAGGGCTGCGAACGCTGCGCCAGGCCGGGCTTGAAAAGGTGGCGCAGGGGCTGACTACAATCGAGGAAGTCCTGTCAGTGCTGCCCCCCCCGGATGAACCCAGCTCCCTTCCTGATCGTTGA
- the tatC gene encoding twin-arginine translocase subunit TatC, translating into MSEQDFGESSLVEHLVELRGRLVRALLGLGVVLLGLLPFTQRLYNALAEPLVSQLPNGQTMIATNPAGAFFAPLKLTFFVALFVAVPWLLYQLWAFVAPGLYAREKRLAVPLLVSSVLLFYTGCAFAYFLVLPAVFHFLTTFSPDVIAITPDANAYLDFVLAIFFAFGGSFELPVAMVILVLLGWVTPQQFKEGRGYAIVGIFVLAAVLTPPDVVSQLMLAIPMCLLYELGIHAARWLVPSSAVKKPAA; encoded by the coding sequence ATGAGCGAACAGGACTTCGGCGAAAGCTCGCTGGTCGAACATCTGGTGGAACTGCGCGGGCGCCTGGTGCGCGCGCTGCTGGGCCTGGGCGTGGTGCTGCTGGGGCTGTTGCCCTTTACCCAGCGGCTGTACAACGCCCTGGCCGAGCCGTTGGTTTCGCAGCTGCCCAACGGGCAGACGATGATCGCCACCAATCCGGCCGGCGCCTTCTTCGCACCGTTGAAACTGACCTTCTTCGTGGCTTTGTTCGTGGCGGTGCCGTGGCTGCTGTACCAGCTGTGGGCGTTCGTTGCGCCTGGCCTGTACGCGCGCGAGAAGCGCCTGGCGGTGCCGCTGCTGGTGTCATCGGTGCTGCTGTTCTACACCGGCTGTGCGTTCGCCTACTTCCTGGTGCTGCCGGCGGTGTTCCACTTCCTGACCACCTTCAGCCCGGACGTGATCGCGATCACTCCGGATGCGAATGCCTATCTGGACTTCGTGCTGGCGATCTTCTTCGCCTTCGGCGGCAGTTTCGAACTGCCGGTGGCGATGGTGATCCTGGTGCTGCTGGGCTGGGTGACGCCGCAGCAGTTCAAGGAAGGGCGCGGCTACGCGATCGTCGGCATCTTCGTGCTGGCGGCGGTGCTGACCCCGCCGGACGTGGTGTCGCAGCTGATGCTGGCGATCCCGATGTGCCTGCTGTACGAGCTGGGCATCCACGCCGCACGCTGGCTGGTGCCGTCCTCGGCAGTGAAGAAACCCGCCGCGTGA
- the tatA gene encoding Sec-independent protein translocase subunit TatA, whose product MGSFSIWHWLVVLAIVLLVFGTKRLTSGAKDLGSAVKEFKKGMRDEDKPNAQLGDESRSQDASRTAQDEHDRNAR is encoded by the coding sequence ATGGGCAGTTTCAGCATCTGGCATTGGTTGGTCGTGCTGGCGATCGTTCTGCTGGTGTTCGGCACCAAGCGCCTGACCAGCGGCGCCAAGGACCTCGGCTCGGCGGTCAAGGAATTCAAGAAGGGCATGCGCGACGAGGACAAACCGAACGCGCAGCTGGGCGATGAGTCGCGCAGCCAGGATGCCTCGCGCACCGCGCAGGACGAGCACGACCGCAACGCTCGCTGA
- a CDS encoding methyl-accepting chemotaxis protein, with the protein MSIASSRPPDTTCLPHLLQLARRGDRHLLIGSAALAAAGLWLALRGNHLLEASLAAAAVLPAAWLAGPLAGSPIARNGLALLLAAQLAVVGMIVGLSPALPIALLLGVLLGHRDRLPVWLAGAVGTLSLLVPLLHGAAPGPALLQAGVLVGLTVLLGQVAQRLRQQTEALGHGPRRLAALARDIATGADLAVHANTTAYAPGSLAHALADTARHVQAQRSREAAANAENAQIRQALDASRTAMMIADNDHVIRYVNRSVVALLRNQQATLRQAFPDFDAERLVGSSIHRFHANPERIRAILNGLQVTHNGKVQIGPVHFAQVVTPVFDAQGLRLGFAVEWHDRTHELALENAVAGIVAAAAAGDLDQRLQAREGASFLDGLTGGINQLLDTLGSTVDEVRQMLSALASGDLDRRMHGEHHGAFAAIQRDANATAGQLSRMVGHIQQCAASISTAASEIAAGNGALSERSERQAAHLQETAASMEELTSTVRQNAAHARQASELAASTQSAAGDGNAVMQQVVDTMQAIEGASKRIGDITGVIDGIAFQTNILALNAAVEAARAGEQGRGFAVVASEVRVLAQRSAAAAQEIKALIDEAGRQVGEGAQLVADAGQRMQGIVGGVENVSHLMREISAASQEQSIGIEQINQTVVQMDQATQQNAALVEEATAAARELQSQAGTLTEAVSVFRQQEMQGIARVA; encoded by the coding sequence ATGTCCATTGCATCCTCCCGCCCCCCCGATACCACCTGCCTGCCGCACCTGCTGCAGCTCGCCCGCCGCGGTGACCGTCATCTGCTGATCGGCAGCGCAGCGCTGGCTGCCGCAGGTCTGTGGCTGGCCCTGCGCGGCAACCACCTGCTGGAGGCTTCGCTGGCAGCGGCCGCCGTGTTGCCGGCGGCGTGGCTGGCTGGCCCCCTGGCCGGCAGTCCCATCGCCCGCAATGGTCTGGCGCTGCTGCTCGCAGCGCAGCTGGCTGTGGTGGGCATGATCGTCGGCTTGTCGCCCGCATTGCCGATCGCATTGCTGCTCGGGGTTCTGCTCGGCCACCGCGACCGTCTGCCGGTATGGCTGGCAGGCGCTGTCGGCACGCTGTCCCTGCTGGTTCCGCTGCTGCACGGGGCAGCGCCAGGCCCGGCGCTGCTGCAGGCCGGCGTGCTCGTCGGGCTGACCGTGCTGCTCGGTCAGGTCGCCCAGCGTTTGCGCCAGCAGACCGAGGCACTGGGCCACGGTCCGCGGCGATTGGCCGCGCTGGCGCGCGACATCGCCACCGGCGCAGACCTGGCCGTCCATGCCAACACCACGGCCTACGCACCCGGCTCGCTGGCCCATGCACTGGCCGATACCGCGCGGCACGTGCAGGCGCAGCGCAGTCGCGAGGCCGCTGCCAACGCCGAGAACGCACAGATCCGACAAGCCTTGGATGCCTCGCGCACGGCGATGATGATCGCCGACAACGACCACGTGATCCGCTATGTGAATCGCTCGGTGGTGGCCCTGCTGCGCAACCAGCAGGCAACGCTGCGCCAGGCCTTTCCCGATTTCGATGCGGAGCGCCTGGTCGGCAGCAGCATCCACCGCTTCCATGCCAATCCCGAGCGTATCCGCGCCATCCTCAATGGACTGCAGGTCACCCACAACGGCAAGGTACAGATCGGCCCGGTGCACTTCGCCCAGGTGGTTACTCCGGTATTCGACGCACAGGGCCTGCGCCTGGGCTTTGCGGTGGAGTGGCATGACCGTACCCATGAACTGGCACTGGAGAACGCGGTGGCCGGCATCGTCGCCGCTGCCGCTGCGGGGGACCTCGACCAGCGCCTGCAGGCACGCGAGGGCGCCAGCTTCCTCGATGGCCTGACCGGCGGCATCAACCAGCTGCTGGACACGCTCGGCAGCACCGTTGATGAGGTAAGGCAGATGCTTTCTGCGCTGGCCAGTGGTGATCTCGACCGGCGCATGCACGGCGAACATCACGGCGCGTTCGCCGCGATCCAGCGCGACGCCAACGCCACCGCCGGCCAGCTCTCTCGCATGGTGGGCCACATCCAGCAGTGCGCCGCCTCGATCAGCACGGCCGCCAGTGAGATCGCTGCCGGCAATGGCGCGCTGTCCGAACGCAGCGAGCGCCAGGCGGCGCATCTGCAGGAGACTGCAGCATCGATGGAGGAGCTCACCTCCACCGTCCGCCAGAACGCCGCCCATGCCCGCCAGGCCAGTGAGCTGGCCGCGTCCACACAGAGTGCCGCCGGCGACGGCAACGCCGTGATGCAACAGGTGGTCGACACGATGCAGGCCATTGAAGGCGCGTCGAAGCGGATCGGTGACATCACCGGCGTGATCGACGGCATTGCCTTCCAGACCAACATCCTGGCGCTGAATGCGGCAGTTGAAGCGGCGCGCGCCGGCGAGCAGGGTCGTGGCTTCGCCGTGGTTGCCAGTGAGGTTCGCGTGCTCGCACAGCGTTCGGCCGCCGCTGCACAGGAGATCAAGGCGCTGATCGACGAAGCCGGTCGCCAGGTCGGTGAGGGCGCCCAGCTGGTCGCCGATGCCGGCCAGCGCATGCAGGGCATCGTCGGTGGTGTGGAGAACGTCAGTCACCTGATGCGCGAGATCTCCGCCGCCTCGCAGGAACAGTCGATCGGCATCGAGCAGATCAACCAGACCGTGGTGCAGATGGACCAGGCCACGCAACAGAACGCAGCACTGGTGGAGGAAGCCACCGCCGCGGCACGCGAACTGCAATCGCAGGCCGGGACGCTGACCGAAGCGGTCTCGGTTTTCCGCCAGCAGGAAATGCAGGGGATCGCACGCGTTGCCTGA
- a CDS encoding BPSS1780 family membrane protein, translating into MKEIRKLPASAGAQWLLDTFSLYRRAPLQLARIGLTWLLVSWVVTLLSTLIPGAAGLAVQLMTLAISPIMFGGMLYAVGEIDEGRPGLASHLLQPIRDHRVSHLLVPLAIQVLAVLLLGALLFLMIGREGFTAFSEVMTKMEEISRSGQQISPDDAAALVANLPAKRIALWMLLVFLSAVALSLAMFTQPALVVFDKQSGMHALRLSLQGCIENIGAMIVFAVLGLIAAFCMYILFVIVIQIAMLIGGPLAAAFIAQLVLTTVLMPLYVGAVYAAWKQMFVHRGSRAAPPIPTTPTSSDIFHA; encoded by the coding sequence ATGAAAGAGATTCGCAAGCTGCCGGCTTCGGCGGGCGCCCAGTGGTTGCTGGATACGTTCTCGCTGTACCGGCGTGCGCCGCTGCAGCTGGCCCGGATCGGCCTGACCTGGCTGCTGGTGAGCTGGGTGGTCACCCTGCTGTCGACGCTGATTCCCGGTGCCGCTGGCCTGGCCGTGCAGCTGATGACGCTGGCCATCTCGCCGATCATGTTCGGCGGCATGCTGTACGCCGTGGGCGAGATCGACGAAGGCCGCCCGGGCCTGGCCTCGCACCTGCTGCAGCCGATCCGCGACCACCGCGTCAGCCACCTGCTGGTGCCGCTGGCGATCCAGGTGCTGGCGGTGCTGCTGCTGGGCGCGCTGCTGTTCCTGATGATCGGCCGCGAGGGCTTCACCGCCTTCAGCGAGGTCATGACCAAGATGGAAGAGATCAGCCGCAGCGGCCAGCAGATCAGTCCGGACGATGCGGCTGCGCTGGTCGCCAACCTGCCGGCCAAGCGCATTGCGCTGTGGATGCTGCTGGTGTTCCTGAGCGCGGTGGCGCTGTCGCTGGCGATGTTCACCCAGCCGGCACTGGTGGTGTTCGACAAGCAGAGCGGCATGCACGCGCTGCGTCTGAGCCTGCAGGGCTGCATCGAGAACATCGGCGCGATGATCGTGTTTGCCGTGCTCGGCCTGATCGCCGCGTTCTGCATGTACATCCTGTTCGTGATCGTGATCCAGATCGCGATGCTGATCGGTGGCCCGCTGGCGGCGGCCTTCATCGCCCAGCTGGTGCTGACCACGGTGTTGATGCCGCTCTACGTCGGCGCGGTCTATGCCGCGTGGAAGCAGATGTTCGTACATCGCGGCAGCCGCGCGGCCCCGCCGATCCCGACCACGCCGACCTCCAGCGACATCTTCCACGCCTGA
- a CDS encoding glutamine amidotransferase, whose amino-acid sequence MNPAPFLIVETGRPVPSLRRYGRFPHWIRVAAGLEEHETVVVDVEHGDALPDPRAFAGVLVTGSAAFVTDHAEWSERSAAWLRQAAHDDRPLFGICYGHQLLAHALGGEVAYNPAGRESGTIELELQPQAAQDPLFQGLPQHFAAHATHLQTVLRAPDGAEVLARSPLDGCHAFRWGRQAWGVQFHPEFATHHMRGYVRARADCIGRHGGCARSIERAVSAAPLARQLLRRFVRQARLSSAQPAAKQG is encoded by the coding sequence ATGAACCCAGCTCCCTTCCTGATCGTTGAAACCGGCCGCCCGGTGCCGTCGCTGCGCCGCTACGGGCGCTTCCCGCACTGGATCCGCGTGGCCGCCGGGCTGGAAGAACACGAGACCGTGGTGGTCGATGTTGAACATGGCGACGCATTGCCCGACCCGCGCGCCTTCGCCGGCGTGCTGGTGACCGGCTCGGCGGCGTTCGTCACCGACCACGCCGAGTGGAGCGAACGCAGCGCCGCATGGCTGCGCCAGGCTGCCCATGACGACCGCCCGTTGTTTGGCATCTGCTACGGCCATCAGCTGCTGGCGCACGCGCTGGGCGGCGAAGTGGCCTACAACCCGGCCGGCCGCGAGTCCGGCACCATCGAGCTGGAACTGCAGCCGCAGGCCGCACAGGACCCGCTGTTCCAGGGCCTGCCGCAGCATTTCGCCGCCCATGCCACTCATCTGCAGACCGTGCTGCGCGCGCCCGACGGGGCCGAGGTGCTGGCCCGTTCGCCGCTGGACGGCTGCCACGCCTTCCGCTGGGGGCGCCAGGCCTGGGGCGTGCAGTTCCATCCGGAGTTCGCCACCCACCACATGCGCGGTTATGTGCGCGCCCGTGCCGACTGCATCGGCCGCCACGGCGGCTGTGCCCGCAGCATCGAGCGCGCGGTCAGCGCCGCACCGCTGGCGCGCCAGCTGCTGCGCCGCTTCGTCCGCCAGGCGCGGCTGTCTTCAGCCCAGCCGGCGGCAAAACAGGGATAA
- the tatB gene encoding Sec-independent protein translocase protein TatB, with the protein MFDIGFSELLVIAVVALVVLGPERLPKAARFAGLWVRRARTQWDSVKQELERELQAEEIKRQMQDVRQGMQDTENQLRASGEAIRREAQQAQHEGDALAQEVRAPAPADVPPHLSEPEAADAAAQDGAAVPTTADTAVETSATPQPQSTERHP; encoded by the coding sequence GTGTTCGATATCGGCTTCAGCGAACTGCTGGTGATTGCGGTGGTGGCCCTGGTGGTGCTCGGTCCTGAGCGCCTGCCCAAGGCGGCCCGCTTCGCCGGCCTGTGGGTGCGCCGTGCCCGTACGCAATGGGATTCGGTGAAACAGGAACTGGAGCGCGAGCTGCAGGCCGAGGAAATCAAGCGGCAGATGCAGGACGTGCGCCAGGGCATGCAGGACACCGAGAACCAGCTGCGCGCCAGCGGTGAGGCGATCCGTCGCGAAGCCCAGCAGGCGCAGCACGAAGGGGACGCCTTGGCGCAGGAAGTGCGCGCGCCGGCGCCGGCGGATGTTCCGCCGCACCTGAGCGAACCTGAGGCGGCCGACGCTGCGGCACAGGACGGCGCTGCGGTTCCAACCACGGCTGACACGGCCGTCGAAACCAGTGCGACGCCGCAGCCGCAGAGCACGGAGCGCCATCCATGA
- a CDS encoding alpha/beta fold hydrolase, which produces MSLQPFELEVAGARVAGLRHDGDGPRVLALHGWLDNAASFVPLAPHLSSLQLVAIDLPGHGHSAHLPAGASYTTAAAICHVLDVADALGWDRFSLLGHSMGAGIASLTASVSDRVERLVAIEALGGLRGPEEDTAHRLREHVNATRGLARKQLRVFPDLAAPIRARMMANQLSEPCARLLVERGVEPVQGGYRWCSDPRLMLPTAIRLSEGQIDNLLQAIACPTQVIYATPAQSYYPEPMRSDRLRHLRDGRLALFAGNHHLHMETPAQIAEVILRFLAVDNAG; this is translated from the coding sequence ATGAGTCTGCAACCGTTTGAACTGGAGGTCGCTGGCGCGCGCGTTGCCGGCCTGCGCCATGACGGTGACGGTCCGCGCGTGCTGGCCCTGCATGGTTGGCTCGACAATGCCGCCAGCTTCGTGCCGCTGGCCCCGCACCTGTCATCGTTGCAGCTGGTGGCGATCGACCTGCCCGGGCATGGCCACAGCGCGCACCTGCCGGCGGGCGCCAGCTACACCACCGCCGCCGCGATCTGCCACGTGCTCGATGTGGCCGATGCGCTGGGCTGGGACCGCTTCAGCCTGCTTGGTCATTCGATGGGTGCCGGCATCGCCAGCCTCACCGCCTCGGTCAGCGATCGCGTGGAACGGTTGGTGGCGATCGAGGCACTGGGTGGCCTGCGTGGCCCCGAGGAAGACACCGCCCATCGCCTGCGCGAGCATGTGAATGCCACGCGTGGGCTGGCGCGCAAGCAGCTGCGCGTGTTTCCCGATCTGGCCGCACCGATCCGTGCGCGGATGATGGCCAACCAGCTCAGCGAGCCCTGTGCACGCCTGCTGGTCGAACGCGGTGTGGAACCGGTCCAGGGCGGCTATCGCTGGTGCAGCGACCCGCGCCTGATGCTGCCCACCGCGATCCGGCTCAGCGAAGGCCAGATCGACAACCTGCTGCAGGCCATCGCCTGCCCGACGCAGGTCATCTACGCCACGCCGGCACAGTCCTACTACCCCGAGCCGATGCGCAGCGACCGCCTGCGCCACCTGCGTGATGGACGGCTGGCGCTGTTCGCCGGCAACCATCACCTGCACATGGAAACACCGGCGCAGATCGCCGAGGTGATCCTGCGCTTCCTCGCTGTCGACAACGCCGGCTGA
- the hemH gene encoding ferrochelatase, with amino-acid sequence MLDAPDTAVLAVNLGTPETPTAPAVRRYLAEFLSDPRVVSIPALLWQPLLRGLILPLRSGRSAAKYAQVWLPEGSPLMVHTRQLAQAMQRLLPALTVRHAMRYGEPALTGELDRLAADGARRIVVLPLYPQYSTTTTASVQDKVDAWQRSNPAVAVSLVRDYAVDPGWVEAVAESIRRYWEQHGRGQTLMFSFHGIPQRLADAGDPYPQRCEASAQAIAQALGLSSDQWQMGYQSRFGRERWLQPYAEPSLWALAESGVKQIDVVCPGFATDCLETLEEVALGFTETLAERGAAMRYIPCLNADAEHARALAQLAVAALA; translated from the coding sequence ATGCTCGACGCACCCGATACCGCAGTGCTGGCGGTCAACCTAGGCACGCCCGAGACGCCGACGGCCCCCGCCGTACGCCGTTACCTGGCTGAATTCCTGTCCGACCCCCGCGTGGTCTCGATCCCGGCGCTGCTGTGGCAGCCGTTGCTGCGCGGCTTGATCCTGCCGCTGCGCAGCGGCCGTTCCGCGGCCAAGTACGCCCAGGTCTGGCTGCCCGAGGGTTCTCCGTTGATGGTGCATACGCGTCAGCTGGCGCAGGCCATGCAGCGCCTGCTGCCGGCGCTGACGGTGCGCCACGCCATGCGCTATGGCGAACCCGCGCTGACCGGCGAACTTGACCGCCTGGCGGCCGATGGCGCGCGCCGCATCGTGGTGCTGCCGCTGTACCCGCAGTACTCGACCACCACCACAGCCTCGGTGCAGGACAAGGTGGATGCCTGGCAACGCAGCAACCCTGCGGTGGCCGTCAGTCTGGTGCGCGACTACGCCGTCGACCCGGGCTGGGTCGAGGCGGTGGCCGAATCGATCCGCCGCTACTGGGAACAGCATGGCCGCGGCCAGACACTGATGTTCTCCTTCCATGGCATTCCGCAGCGCCTGGCTGACGCAGGCGATCCGTATCCGCAACGCTGCGAAGCCAGCGCGCAGGCCATCGCCCAAGCACTGGGCCTGAGCAGCGACCAGTGGCAGATGGGCTACCAGTCGCGCTTCGGCCGCGAACGCTGGTTGCAGCCGTACGCCGAGCCGAGCCTGTGGGCGCTGGCCGAGTCCGGGGTGAAGCAGATCGACGTGGTCTGCCCGGGCTTTGCCACCGATTGCCTGGAAACGCTGGAAGAAGTGGCGCTGGGCTTCACCGAGACACTGGCCGAGCGTGGCGCGGCGATGCGCTACATCCCGTGCCTCAACGCCGATGCGGAGCACGCACGCGCACTGGCACAGCTGGCCGTGGCCGCGCTGGCATGA
- a CDS encoding lipid-binding SYLF domain-containing protein codes for MRRPIQALLIAASLLSSQAMAGPQEDQRARNAVRVLAEIQEIPEQGIPDKLLDEGRAVIVIPDTIKAGLVIGGRRGHGLMSVRMPNGAWSSPVFVKLTGGSIGFQAGVQSSDVVLVFRNDRSLDNLVNGKFTLGADAGVAAGPVGRNAAAATDGQLKAEIWSWSRARGLFAGVALDGAVLQIDDAANLDAYGSNTTPRMIFEGRAAGAPSMDVVAFRDRLEEATYAARNNRAGNGGNAPRAPAPAVAPAPVQAAPAAPAEATTAPLQNVPQNPPPQQQGFQPVNDGEIRTETLGGN; via the coding sequence ATGCGTCGCCCGATCCAAGCCCTGCTGATCGCCGCCAGCCTGCTGTCCAGCCAGGCCATGGCCGGACCGCAGGAAGACCAGCGCGCCCGCAACGCGGTGCGTGTGCTGGCCGAAATCCAGGAAATCCCTGAACAGGGCATTCCGGACAAATTGCTCGACGAAGGCCGCGCGGTCATCGTCATTCCCGACACGATCAAGGCCGGCCTGGTCATCGGCGGACGCCGCGGCCATGGCCTGATGTCGGTGCGCATGCCCAATGGCGCCTGGTCCAGCCCGGTGTTCGTGAAGCTGACCGGCGGCAGCATCGGCTTCCAGGCCGGCGTGCAGTCCTCGGACGTGGTGCTGGTGTTCCGCAATGACCGCAGCCTGGACAATCTGGTCAACGGCAAGTTCACGCTGGGCGCCGACGCCGGCGTTGCGGCCGGTCCGGTCGGCCGCAATGCCGCCGCTGCCACCGACGGCCAGCTGAAGGCCGAGATCTGGTCGTGGTCGCGTGCCCGTGGCCTGTTTGCCGGTGTTGCATTGGACGGTGCGGTGCTGCAGATCGATGATGCCGCCAATCTGGACGCCTACGGCAGCAACACCACGCCGCGGATGATCTTCGAGGGCCGCGCCGCCGGTGCGCCGTCGATGGATGTGGTCGCCTTCCGCGACCGTCTGGAAGAAGCCACCTACGCCGCGCGCAACAACCGCGCCGGCAACGGCGGCAACGCACCGCGCGCCCCGGCCCCGGCCGTGGCGCCGGCGCCTGTTCAGGCAGCTCCTGCGGCCCCGGCCGAGGCCACCACCGCGCCGTTGCAGAACGTGCCACAGAACCCGCCGCCGCAGCAGCAGGGCTTCCAGCCGGTCAACGACGGCGAAATCCGCACGGAAACGCTGGGCGGAAACTGA